From one Triticum urartu cultivar G1812 chromosome 3, Tu2.1, whole genome shotgun sequence genomic stretch:
- the LOC125548130 gene encoding probable carboxylesterase 15, protein MSGEDTAAPQVLEDLPGVLKLLSDGSVVRGDEAVLWPEDPLPDVPGVQWKDAQYHAPRGLSVRVYRPSSSVTEAGGPKLPVLVYFHGGGYCLGSFAQPHFHTYCLRAAAELPAVVLSVQYRLAPEHRLPAAIEDGAAFLSWLRDQAELGVGADPWLAETADFGRTFISGASAGANLAHHVTVQAASAQRDVHPVRVAGYVLISAFFGGAERTATEADPPADVSLTVEGSDMFWRMSLPVGASRDHPVANPFGPESPSLASVDLPPVLVVAPESDVLRDRVMGYAARLREMGKAVEVAEFAGEQHGFSVLRPFGEAANELMRVLKRFVYAGTTRNTSTDG, encoded by the coding sequence ATGTCCGGGGAAGACACCGCAGCACCGCAGGTCTTGGAGGACCTGCCGGGCGTCCTCAAGCTCCTCAGCGACGGCTCGGTCGTCCGCGGCGACGAAGCCGTGCTCTGGCCAGAGGACCCGTTGCCGGACGTCCCCGGCGTGCAGTGGAAGGACGCCCAGTACCACGCGCCGCGCGGCCTTAGCGTCCGCGTGTACAGGCCGTCGTCGTCGGTGACGGAAGCCGGCGGCCCTAAGCTCCCGGTGCTGGTGTACTTCCACGGCGGCGGCTACTGCCTCGGCTCCTTCGCGCAGCCACACTTCCACACCTACtgcctccgcgccgccgccgagctcccGGCGGTCGTGCTGTCCGTCCAGTACCGCCTCGCCCCCGAGCACCGCCTCCCCGCGGCCATCGAGGACGGTGCGGCTTTCCTCTCCTGGCTGCGCGACCAGGCCGAGCTCGGCGTTGGCGCTGACCCCTGGCTCGCCGAAACGGCCGATTTTGGCCGGACGTTCATCTCCGGCGCATCGGCGGGCGCCAACCTGGCCCACCACGTCACGGTCCAGGCCGCCTCGGCGCAGCGAGACGTCCACCCGGTGCGCGTCGCCGGGTACGTCCTCATCTCTGCGTTCTTCGGCGGCGCCGAGCGGACGGCGACGGAGGCCGACCCCCCGGCGGACGTGTCCCTGACGGTCGAGGGATCCGACATGTTCTGGCGCATGTCGCTGCCGGTGGGGGCGAGCAGGGACCACCCGGTGGCCAACCCGTTCGGCCCGGAGAGCCCCAGCCTTGCGTCCGTGGATCTCCCGCCGGTGCTCGTGGTGGCGCCGGAGAGCGACGTGCTCCGCGACCGCGTGATGGGGTACGCCGCGAGGCTGAGGGAGATGGGGAAGGCCGTGGAGGTGGCCGAGTTCGCCGGAGAACAGCACGGGTTCTCTGTCCTCCGGCCGTTCGGCGAGGCGGCCAACGAGCTGATGCGTGTCCTCAAGCGGTTTGTGTACGCAGGTACCACACGTAATACGTCCACTGATGGTTGA
- the LOC125548131 gene encoding probable carboxylesterase 15, with protein MPRLLRAAALPHVLPPRRRRAPDRRVVRAVPPRPRAPPLPRAPPLPRAPPPRGHHDGAAFLSWLRGQAELGAGADPWLTRTFLSGDSAGANLAHHVTVRAASGQIAVSPARVVGYILLSAFFAGAERTATEADLRAGVSLTIAMADQLWRMSLPVGASLDHPLANPFGPESPSLAPVELPPALVVAPLSDVLRDRVLGYGARLKDMGKAVEVVRFEGEQHGFSVRQPFGEAADELLRVIKRFVYRGN; from the coding sequence ATGCCTCGGCTCCTTCGCGCAGCCGCCCTTCCACACGTTCtgcctccgcgccgccgccgagctcccGACCGTCGTGTTGTCCGTGCAGTACCGCCTCGCCCCCGAGCACCGCCTCTCCCCCGAGCACCGCCTCTCCCCCGAGCACCGCCTCCCCGCGGCCATCACGACGGCGCGGCTTTCTTGTCCTGGCTGCGCGGCCAGGCCGAGCTTGGTGCCGGCGCCGACCCGTGGCTCACCCGGACGTTCCTCTCCGGCGACTCGGCGGGTGCCAACCTGGCCCACCACGTCACGGTCCGCGCAGCGTCGGGGCAGATCGCGGTCAGCCCGGCGCGCGTCGTCGGGTACATCCTCCTCTCCGCGTTCTTCGCTGGGGCCGAGCGCACGGCGACGGAGGCCGACCTGCGGGCGGGCGTGTCCCTGACGATCGCGATGGCCGACCAGCTCTGGCGCATGTCGCTGCCGGTGGGGGCTAGCTTGGACCACCCGCTGGCCAACCCGTTCGGCCCGGAGAGCCCGAGCCTCGCTCCGGTGGAGCTCCCGCCGGCGCTCGTCGTGGCGCCGTTGAGCGACGTGCTCCGCGACCGCGTGCTGGGCTACGGGGCGAGGCTGAAGGACATGGGGAAGGCCGTCGAGGTTGTCCGGTTCGAGGGGGAGCAGCATGGCTTCTCCGTCCGCCAGCCGTTCGGCGAGGCGGCCGACGAGTTGCTGCGGGTGATCAAGCGGTTCGTCTACCGCGGCAACTGA
- the LOC125548133 gene encoding probable carboxylesterase 15 produces MSGGTAPRVVEDFLGVVQLLSDGSVVRGDEAVLRSNEPLPDVPGVQWKDVLYHAAHGLSVRVYRPASSVAGGSKLPVLVYFHGGGYCLGSFAEPNFHSFCLRAAAEIRAVVLSVQYRLAPEHRLPAAIDDGAAFLSWLRGQAELGAGADPWLAESADFARTFLSGDSAGANLAHHVTVRAASGQIAVSPARVVGYILLSAFFAGAERTATEADPPAGVSLTTAMADQLWRMSLPVGASLDHPLANPFGPESPSLAPVELPAALVVAPLSDVLRDRVLGYGARLKDMGKAVEVVQFEGEQHGFSVRQPFGEAADELLRVIKRFVYSGN; encoded by the coding sequence ATGTCCGGCGGCACGGCACCGCGCGTCGTGGAGGACTTCCTCGGCGTCGTCCAGCTCCTCAGCGACGGCTCCGTCGTCCGCGGCGACGAAGCCGTCCTCCGGTCAAACGAGCCGTTACCGGACGTCCCCGGCGTGCAGTGGAAGGACGTCCTGTACCACGCCGCGCACGGCCTTAGTGTCCGCGTGTACAGGCCGGCGTCGTCGGTGGCCGGCGGCAGCAAGCTCCCCGTGCTGGTGTACTTCCACGGCGGGGGCTACTGCCTCGGCTCCTTCGCGGAGCCCAACTTCCACTCGTTCTGCCTCCGCGCCGCAGCCGAGATCCGGGCCGTCGTGCTGTCCGTGCAGTACCGCCTCGCCCCCGAGCACCGCCTCCCCGCGGCCATCGACGACGGCGCGGCTTTCCTGTCCTGGCTGCGCGGCCAGGCCGAGCTTGGCGCCGGCGCCGACCCGTGGCTCGCGGAGTCGGCCGACTTCGCCCGGACGTTCCTCTCCGGCGACTCGGCGGGTGCCAACCTGGCCCACCACGTCACTGTCCGCGCAGCGTCGGGGCAGATCGCGGTCAGCCCGGCGCGCGTCGTCGGGTACATCCTCCTCTCCGCGTTCTTCGCCGGGGCCGAGCGCACGGCGACAGAGGCTGACCCGCCGGCGGGCGTGTCCCTGACGACCGCGATGGCCGACCAGCTCTGGCGCATGTCGCTGCCGGTGGGGGCTAGCTTGGACCACCCGCTGGCCAACCCGTTCGGCCCGGAGAGCCCGAGCCTCGCACCGGTGGAGCTCCCGGCGGCGCTCGTCGTGGCGCCGTTGAGCGACGTGCTCCGCGACCGCGTGCTGGGGTACGGGGCGAGGCTGAAGGACATGGGCAAGGCCGTCGAGGTTGTCCAGTTCGAGGGAGAGCAGCATGGATTCTCCGTCCGGCAGCCCTTCGGCGAGGCGGCCGACGAGTTGCTGCGGGTGATCAAGCGGTTCGTCTACAGCGGCAACTGA